Genomic DNA from Veillonella criceti:
AATGTTTTGTTTGCGCCTATCTTAAACTTAGAGCCTATTGAGCTATTAAAGACAATTAGCCGTATGTATCCATTAGTTGTCGGCTGGCGTGGTAAATTTGATGGTGAAACTTTATTTTTAGAACATAATAATAATCCAAAATACTTTTCATTTAAAGTAGAGAAGCCAGAACGAATTGTTACAATTGATTAAAGCTAACGGTTTGTTGTAAGCCTTGAATATGAATTGATTACAAAGGGAACTATAGGGAGACACCATTTGAGGTTGTCTACTATAGTTCCTTTTATATTGGTTGAAAGCTTGCTACTTAGGCAGTTGTGTTTTATTTTGTTTTAGGTATAGACAGACAGTCTATAGTTTGGTATAATGAATCGTCAGGTAGTCGCCTGGCTTTTTTAAGTTGCCTAAAACTTGACAGGCAGGGCCTACTGTGGTAGGCTATATTAGCATATTATGTTTTAGACAAGTATATTTTGAAGTGAGGTGTATCCGGATGCGTAATGCAGTGACTATGGCATGTACTGATTGCAAACAGCGTAACTATCAGACGAACAAGAATAAGAAAAACAATCCTGATCGTATTGAAATGATGAAATACTGCAAATTCTGCGGTAAACATACGCTACATCGCGAAACGAAATAATTCGTTTCATCCAAATTACCTGATGATTTAAGGATGTGAAATGATGGCAGGATCCAATTCTACAGCACCGCAGCGTCGTGGCGGCGTAGGTCGTATGGCGCGTGAAATGAAAGCGGAACTCAAAAAAGTAGTCTGGCCGACAAAAAAAGAGCTCATCAATTACACGATTGTAGTATTTCTCACTGTAGTATTCGTCGCTGCCTTAATTGGCATCGTTGATGCTATCTTTGGCGAATTATTCCAGTTGTTGATGCGTGTTGTCGGATAGGAGGCCTTTCCGTGGAAGCAGAAAAGAAATGGTATGTTATTCATACTTACTCAGGCTACGAAAATAAAGTAAAAACTAATCTGGAACTGAAAGTTCAATCTATGGGGTTAGAAGATACGATTGGTCGTATTCTTGTGCCTGTAGAAGATGAAGTGGACGAGAAGGATGGCGTAAAGAAAGTTGTTAAGCGCAAAATCTTCCCTGGCTACGTGTTAGTAGAGATGGAAGTAAATGATCGTTCCTGGTATGTAGTGCGTAACACGCCGGGGGTAACAGGCTTTGTTGGGTCTGCTACAAAACCGGTACCGTTATCTGATTCCGAGGTTGAATATATCCTCAAATCACAGGGGCTGGATCAAGCGCCAAAGCATACAATCGATGTCGTAGTAGGCGAAACAGTGCGCATTACTTCTGGTGCCTTTGAAGATAGATTAGGTACAATTACTGAAATCAATCACGAAAAACAAACATTGAAACTCGATGTGGAAGTGTTTAATCGTGATACATCGGTAGAGGTAGATTTTTCTCAAATCGAGAAAGATCTTTAATATATACAATATAACTCTAAACTTTTTAGGCGGCTTGGTGGTCGCCAGTGGGAGGAAGTCATTCCGTTACCACCACATTTTGAGCGCAAGGAGGTGTAATCACCATGGCTAAAAAAGTTACAAAAATTGTAAAACTTCAGTGTGAAGCAGGAAAGGCAAGTCCAGCGCCACCTATCGGTCCAGCTCTTGGTCAGGCAGGTGTTAACATTATGGCATTCGTTAAAGAATTTAACGAACGCACAGCACAACAGGCTGGCTTAACAATTCCAGTTGTTATTACTGTATTTGAAGATAGAAGCTTCACGTTTGTTACGAAGACTCCACCAGCAGCTGTTCTTTTATTAAAAGCAGCTGGCATCCCTAAAGGATCTGGAGTACCTAACCGTGACAAAGTAGCAAAGGTTAGTCGCGATAAAGTTCGTGAAATCGCAGAACTTAAAATGCCTGACTTGAATGCAAATACTGTAGAACAAGGCATGCGTATGGTAGAAGGTACTGCACGCAGCATGGGCATTGTAATCGTTGATTAATTAGCGTACGACATGCGCTAATAGAGCGCATATCGGTGGGAGGGAGTTCCCGTTAAACCACATAAGGAGGATTTTAAGATGGCAAAAGTAGGTAAGAAATACGCTGAAGCAGCTAAACTTATCGAAGCAGGCAAATTCTACGAACCAGTAGAAGCTGTTGAGCTTGTTAAGAAAACTGCGACTGCTAAATTCGACGAAACTGTTGAAATCTCTTTCAACTTGAATGTCGATCCTAAATACGCTGATCAACAAGTTCGTGGTGCCGTTGTTTTACCTCATGGTACTGGTAAAACTAAACGCGTACTCGTATTTGCGAAAGGCGATAAAATTAAAGAAGCTGAGGATGCTGGCGCAGATTTCGTTGGCTCCGAAGAATTAGTAGCTAAAATTCAGGGCGGTTGGAGCGACTTTGACGTTGCTGTAGCAACGCCTGATATGATGGGCCAAGTTGGTCGTTTAGGTAAAATTTTAGGGCCTAAAGGCTTAATGCCAAACCCTAAAGTTGGTACTGTAACGATGGACGTAGCTCGTGCTGTTAATGAAATTAAAGCTGGTAAAATTGAGTATCGTACTGATAAAGCAGGTATTATTGCTTGTGCAATTGGTAAAGCATCTTTCGATGACGCTAAATTGCTTGACAATTATCGTACAATCGTTGATACTATTATTAAGGCAAAACCAGCTGCAGCAAAAGGTCAGTATATTAAATCTGTAACCTTGAGCTCCACAATGGGACCTGGTGTTCCTCTTAACGTATTCAAATTGACTACTGTTACGAAGGAACAATAATTATATATGTTCTCTTAGCTGTAGACCGCAGGTACGTATAATGGATGTAAATCCGCCCGCAGAGGCTGACACCGAATTCTATTATGGAACGGTTACGACCTCATCGCGTTGGTGGTGAGGTCGTTTTTACGCTAAGATAGTACATAGAGCATCACCAAAATCTATAAGGAGGTATTCTAATGGCTGTCACTACACAGAAACAGGCAATCGTTGCACAGATGAAAGAAAATCTTTCTGAAGCAAAGGGGGCCGTACTCGTTGGTTACCATGGCTTGACAGTAGCTCAGGTAACTGATTTACGCCGTAAATTCTTAGCGGAAGATGTAGAATACAAAGTAATCAAAAACACTTTGACTCGCATCGCTGTTAATGAATTAGGTATTGAAGGTTTCGCTGAACACTTGGAAGGTCCAACTGCGTTGGCCATTTCCAAAACTGATGCTGTTGCACCAGCTCGTATCATCGAAGACTTCATTAAAGACACTAAAACGGAAGCAATCGACGTTAAAGTTGGTCTTGCAGAAGGTAAACTTCTTTCTGCTGACGAAGTTAAAGCGCTTGCTAAATTGCCTAATCGCGAAGGTATGCTTTCCATGCTTCTTTCCGTACTTCAGGCTCCAATCCGCAACGTGGCTTACGCTGTAAAAGCTGTTTCGGAAGCAAAAGACGAAACTGTAGCATAATCAGTAATTTTAACATATTACTACAAAATATAATTAGTGGAGGAACTAAATCATGGCACTTAACATTGAAAACATCGTTGCTGAATTAGAACAAGCAACTATCCTTGAATTAAATGATCTTGTAAAAGCTATCGAAGAAAAATTTAACGTAACTGCAGCTGCTCCAGTAGCTGTTGCTGCTGCTGGCGGTGCTGCTGGCGCAGGCGAAGAAAAATCCGACTTCGACGTAATCTTGAAAGATGCTGGCGCTGGTAAAATCAACGTAATTAAAGTTGTTCGTGAAGCAACTGGTCTTGGCTTGAAAGAAGCTAAAGCTGTTGTTGACGGCGCTCCTGCACCTGTTAAAGAAGGTATGCCTAAAGCTGACGCTGAAGCTCTTAAAGCTAAATTGGAAGAAGCTGGCGCAACTGTTGAACTTAAATAATTTAAGCCCTGTGGCGTAATTATTAAGACAATAAGCTAATAGAAACCGCTCTCTTAGGAGGGCGGTTTTTTGTATTTCAAGTGATATAGGAAGCGCCTTTGGTTATTCTATGTTAACTAGAAATAGGCGATACGACCTCGTTTGATGTGATGATAGATATTCGATTTAATTATAATGTATAAAAACTATTATTCCTTAAAGTCATATGATAAAACACTTGGATTAAAGCAGGTTTTCAAGATGTTCTATAGAAAAAGACATGTTCTTAGCAGTGAATATCCTTATTTGATATAGCTTCATGGCACTTTTTGCTTTAGTTGTACATTGTATACATGTTATAATGAGCGTGTCCAATAGATACGGGATGGAGTGATCTTAGCCCATCCTGGACATGTTAAAAGATCATTACACCAGTAAAAGGGTGCAAAACTCAGCTGTAATAGTGAGTACAATAAAGGAAACATAGTGTTAGATTGAAACAAAGGATGAGGTACAGTATGCGTAAAGAACATGATTTTTTAGGTGAATTAGAAGTCGCTGATGAATTGTATTATGGCGTGCAAACATTGCGTGCTATGGAAAACTTTAATATTACGGGTAAACATATTGACCATGATTTTATTCGCTCTTTAGCCATGGTTAAAAAAGCGTGTGCTTTGGCTAATATGAAAACAGGTCGTATGGATCCAACAATTGGTAATGCTATTGTAAAAGCGGCTGATGAAATCATTGCTGGTGGATTAGTCGATCAATTCCCTGTAGATCCAATTCAGGGTGGTGCTGGTACGTCCTTTAATATGAATATGAATGAAGTATTAGCTAACCGTGCTCTTGAAATTTTAGGCCATCCAAAGGGTAGTTATGATATTATTTCGCCAAACAATCATTGTAATATGGCGCAGTCTACTAACGATGCGTTTCCAACAGCGATTAAAGTATGTGCTATTTTGAAAAGCAAACCATTATTGGTAGCGTTACAGCGTTTAGTCGATGAACTTGAAAAGAAAGCGGAAGAATATAAAGAAGTCTTAAAAATGGGCCGTACTCATTTACAAGATGCCGTGCCAATTACCCTTGGTCAAGAAATGGGATCCTATGCGTCCGGTATTCGCCGTGGTATCAAACGGATTGAATCCTCTATGCTAGGGGCGCATATCGTAAATATGGGGGCGACTGCTGTTGGAACTGGTCTTAATGCAGAACCTTCTTATATTAAAGACGTAGCTGCTGAATTGTCTACTGTAGTAGGTGAAGAATTTTATACAGCTGAAAATTTAATTGATGCGACTAATAATACCGATGTATTTGCTGATATTTCGAGCGGTATGAAAGTAACCGCATTAGTACTTATTAAAATGGCGAATGATTTCCGCTTGATGGCTTCTGGTCCTCGCTGTGGTATTGGCGAATTGAAATTACCACCTCGTCAACCAGGCTCTTCTATCATGCCAGGTAAAGTTAACCCGGTTATTGCCGAAGTGCTAAATCAGGTATGTTACCAAGTCGTTGCTAATGATTTGGCCGTTACATTAGGTGTTGAAAATGGCCAGTTTGAGTTAAATGTTATGGAACCGGTTATTGCCTATAACTTATTTAATGCTATGTGCTATTTAAAGAATGGTGTAAATACATTCGTTGATAAGTTGTTAATTGATTTAGAAGCTGATCGTGAACGTTGTCAATACTGGTTAGAACGGAGCGTTGGTATTGTTACGGCCTTACTTCCTCATGTAGGGTATGAAAATGCTTCAGCATTGGCGAAAGAAGCTTACACGACAGGTCGTGCGATTAAAGAAATTATTCTTGAAAAGGGTTTATTAACCAAAGAAGAAATGGAGCATATTTTATCACCTGCTGAAATGACTAAACCAGGTATTGCTGGTGCAGACATTTTAAAAGTAAAAGGTAATTAATTTAAAATAGCCCCCTTACAAAAGACCAAGGTTTGATGTAGTCTATCATCTGATCTTGGTCTTTTTTAGTAAATAAAATATTTTTTGACAAAGATAACTATTAATGCTATAATACTAAATTGCAAATGTACTCAATTAGAGAGTGATGTTTATATCACGTTCGTTCTGTGCATCGCATAGAATGAACCGGCGAGTATGAATAAATAAGACTATAACATTGTTACTGATAAAGGGAATTCTTCCAAGGTTGTGTCAGCCGATGGCGAAGCAAGGTTCAAAAGAAAAAAATTTGAGAGCCTTGCTTATTTTGTCATTGTGTTGACAGGAAAACTGAGACCTGGATGATTGTCTTGTGTCATACCGTTATAGAATAGAAGGTAAGCCAATTGAAATGAGGGGTGAAAGCTGGTATGTTCAAACCTGAGCAGGTAGGTAAAAGAACGCGTTATACGTATGCTAAAATTGACGAAGTTCTAGAAATGCCACATTTATTGGACGTGCAACGCAAGTCTTATGAGTGGTTTTTGGAGAGCGGTTTACAAAATATTTTTGACGATATTTCTCCGATTAAAGACAATTCAGGTAATTTAGTGCTTTCTTTTGAAGGTTTTAGCCTTGGAGAGCCAAAATATGATATTAACGAATGTAAAAATCGTGATGCGACTTATGCGGCGCCATTGCGTGTAAATGTTCGTTTGATTAATAATGATCCAGAAAATCAGGATATTAAAGAACAAGAAGTATTCATGGGTGATTTCCCATTGATGACAGAAACAGGCACATTTATTATTAATGGTGCTGAACGTGTTATCGTATCACAGTTAGTACGTTCCCCAGGGGTGTATTATACTCGTGAAATTGATACAATGGGTAACCGTTTATATGGTTCGACTGTTATTCCTAACCGTGGTGCGTGGATTGAACTTGAAACAGATGCCAATGAAATGGTAGCTGTTCGTATTGACCGCAACCGTAAATTACCAGCGACTGTGCTTGTACGTGCGCTCGGTTGGAGTACGGATGAATCCATTTTAGAATTATTCTGGAATGGCGAAACTGACGAAGAGGGCAATCGTTTATATGATGAGCGCTTAGTTCGTACACTAGAAAAAGATACGACTGAATCTTCGGAAGAAGCCTTAGTAGAAATCTACAAAAAACTTCGTCCAGGTGAACCACCTACGGTAGAAAGTGCCCGTAATTTATTTGACAATTTATTTTTTGACCCACGCCGTTATGATTTAGCACGTGTTGGTCGTTATAAATTAAATAAAAAATTAGGTTGGCGTCAACGTATGTTGGGTCAGACATTAGCACAACCAATCGTCAATATGGAAACGGGCGAAGTTATTGTTGATGCGGGCACTGTTATGAACGAAGAACAGCTTGATATCGTTGCTGATAGTGGCGTATTTAATGGTGAAGGGTTTGCCGAATTCTATGTAAGAAATGCAGATGGGACTTCTTTCAAAGTAATTTGTAATAATTGCAACTTGCCATTTGAACACCGTACAGTAACTCGTGAAGATATGATTGCCAACATTAGCTATTTGCTAAATCTTATGGATGGGGTAGGTCATATTGATGATATCGACCATTTAGGTAATCGTCGTTTACGTTGTGTTGGCGAACTTTTACAGAATCAGTTCCGCATTGGCTTGACTCGTATGGAACGTGTTGTACGTGAACGTATGACAATTCAAGATAATGCTATGATTACGCCACAAGCGCTAATCAATATTCGTCCAGTAGTAGCAGCGATTAAGGAATTCTTTGGTTCTTCGCAGTTGTCCCAGTTCATGGACCAAACAAATCCACTTGGCGAATTGACTCACAAACGTCGTTTATCTGCCTTAGGGCCTGGTGGTTTATCACGTGAACGCGCTGGTTTCGAAGTTCGTGACGTGCATCACTCCCACTATGGTCGTATGTGTCCAATTGAAACGCCAGAAGGTCCGAACATTGGTCTTATTTCTTCCCTTTCCAACTATGCGAAAGTAAATGAATTCGGTTTCATTGAAGCGCCATATCGCCGAGTAGAAAAAATTTACGGCACTGGTGAAGATGCTAATAAAATTGTGAAAGTACAAGTTACTGAACAAGTTGTATATATGACGGCTGATGAAGAAGAAGGTATGACAATTGCGCAGGCTAACTCCATTCTTGATGCGGATGGTTGCTTCGTAGATGCTCATATTGCTTGTCGTCGTGGTCATGAAGTCCTTGAAGTAGTACCTGAAAAAGTTGACTACATGGACGTAAGTCCTAAAGAAGTTGTATCCATTGGTACAGCGATGATTCCATTCCTTGAAAATGACGATGCGAACCGTGCCTTGATGGGGGCGAACATGCAGCGTCAGGCTGTGCCATTACTTCGTGCACAAGCTCCACTTGTTGGTACTGGTATGGAATATAAAGCGGCTTGTGACTCTGGCGTGTGCGTATTGGCTAAAGAAGAAGGCGTTGTTACTCGTTGTTGGGGTAATGAAATTCACGTTATGCGTGATAATGGTCGCGTAGATGTTTACAAATTAAACAAATTCTTGCGTTCCAACCAATCCACTTGTTTTAACCAAAAACCAATCGTATTCCGTGGTGATCGTGTTGTAAAAGGACAAGTATTGGCTGATGGACCAGCAACTGATGGTGGCGAATTAGCGCTTGGTTTCAACGTACTCGTTGCCTTCATGCCTTGGGAAGGTTACAACTATGAAGATGCTATTTTGCTTAGTGAAGAACTTTGCAAAGAAGATATTTATACGTCCATTCATATTGAAGAGTATGAGTGTGATGCTCGTGATACCAAACTAGGAGCGGAAGAAATTACACGTGAATTACCAAATACAGGTGATGATAATCTTCGTAACCTTGATGAAGATGGTATTATCTGCATTGGCGCGGAAGTACATCCAGGAGATATCCTAGTTGGTAAAGTAACACCAAAAGGGGAAACTGAATTAACACCAGAAGAACGTTTATTACGTGCTATCTTTGGTGATAAAGAACGTGAAGTTCGTGATACATCCTTGCGTGTACCGCATGGTGAATCTGGTAAAATCGTTGACGTTAAAGTATTTACTCGTGAAAATGGCGATGAATTACAACCAGGCGTAAATAAATTAGTTCGTGTATATATTGCACAAAAACGTAAAATCCATGAAGGCGATAAAATGGCTGGTCGTCATGGTAACAAAGGTGTCGTTTCTCGCGTTATGCGTCAGGAAGATATGCCATTCTTGCCAGATGGTACGCCTGTTCAAATCGTATTGAACCCACTAGGGGTACCTTCCCGTATGAACATCGGTCAGGTATTGGAAACTCATCTTGGCTGGGCTGTACAAGGTCTTGGTATGCAGATTAAAGCCACTGACCTTAAAATTCAAAACGTATTAAATCAAGCAAAAGCGGATAGCCGTTATTGGGATAATATTGATCGCATTAAGGAATTATATGCTGAAATGGAATCCTTACAGGCTAAAGTGGCTGAAAATGTAACTGTTTCACATTTAGATGTGGATAGTGAAATTGATGCACGCCGTGAAGAAGCTTTGAATTTAATTTATGATGAAGCGCAGAAACAATTAACTTCTTTAGGTGGTCGCGCTCGTTATGATGAATTGCGTGCTCTTGAAAAAAGCTACAGTGATGCGGAAATTGAATACTTTGATGATGAAGAACAAGCGCCAGAAATGGAAGAATCTTTACAAGAGGAATTGAAAGCGATTTCAGTAGTAGTCGATATTATTGAAGCTATTGAAACATCACGTGTAAAACGTGAAGAAATCCGCAAAGATTTGGAAGCCTATGGGTATGATTATGCTACATATGGCATGCCAAAACCAGATGTGGCAGGGATTCATATTGCAACGCCTGTATTTGACGGTGCGCATGAAAGTGATGTATTTAATACACTTCGTATTGCCGGTAAAGATGATGACGGCAAAACCGTTTTATATGATGGTCGTACGGGGGAACCAATGGATAACAAAGTTACCGTTGGTTATGTATATATGCTGA
This window encodes:
- the rpoB gene encoding DNA-directed RNA polymerase subunit beta; this translates as MFKPEQVGKRTRYTYAKIDEVLEMPHLLDVQRKSYEWFLESGLQNIFDDISPIKDNSGNLVLSFEGFSLGEPKYDINECKNRDATYAAPLRVNVRLINNDPENQDIKEQEVFMGDFPLMTETGTFIINGAERVIVSQLVRSPGVYYTREIDTMGNRLYGSTVIPNRGAWIELETDANEMVAVRIDRNRKLPATVLVRALGWSTDESILELFWNGETDEEGNRLYDERLVRTLEKDTTESSEEALVEIYKKLRPGEPPTVESARNLFDNLFFDPRRYDLARVGRYKLNKKLGWRQRMLGQTLAQPIVNMETGEVIVDAGTVMNEEQLDIVADSGVFNGEGFAEFYVRNADGTSFKVICNNCNLPFEHRTVTREDMIANISYLLNLMDGVGHIDDIDHLGNRRLRCVGELLQNQFRIGLTRMERVVRERMTIQDNAMITPQALINIRPVVAAIKEFFGSSQLSQFMDQTNPLGELTHKRRLSALGPGGLSRERAGFEVRDVHHSHYGRMCPIETPEGPNIGLISSLSNYAKVNEFGFIEAPYRRVEKIYGTGEDANKIVKVQVTEQVVYMTADEEEGMTIAQANSILDADGCFVDAHIACRRGHEVLEVVPEKVDYMDVSPKEVVSIGTAMIPFLENDDANRALMGANMQRQAVPLLRAQAPLVGTGMEYKAACDSGVCVLAKEEGVVTRCWGNEIHVMRDNGRVDVYKLNKFLRSNQSTCFNQKPIVFRGDRVVKGQVLADGPATDGGELALGFNVLVAFMPWEGYNYEDAILLSEELCKEDIYTSIHIEEYECDARDTKLGAEEITRELPNTGDDNLRNLDEDGIICIGAEVHPGDILVGKVTPKGETELTPEERLLRAIFGDKEREVRDTSLRVPHGESGKIVDVKVFTRENGDELQPGVNKLVRVYIAQKRKIHEGDKMAGRHGNKGVVSRVMRQEDMPFLPDGTPVQIVLNPLGVPSRMNIGQVLETHLGWAVQGLGMQIKATDLKIQNVLNQAKADSRYWDNIDRIKELYAEMESLQAKVAENVTVSHLDVDSEIDARREEALNLIYDEAQKQLTSLGGRARYDELRALEKSYSDAEIEYFDDEEQAPEMEESLQEELKAISVVVDIIEAIETSRVKREEIRKDLEAYGYDYATYGMPKPDVAGIHIATPVFDGAHESDVFNTLRIAGKDDDGKTVLYDGRTGEPMDNKVTVGYVYMLKLHHLVDDKIHARSTGPYSLVTQQPLGGKAQFGGQRFGEMEVWALEAYGAAYTLQELLTVKSDDVVGRVKAYEKIVKGENIPEPGVPESFKVLLKELQSIGLDVKILNEDQEEVVIKELDDDDDVDTNEDEIKEVMEGSDTTSTEEELPNVETSEPVTSGEDDDVLSAMAAYGDESDTDED
- the rplA gene encoding 50S ribosomal protein L1; translated protein: MAKVGKKYAEAAKLIEAGKFYEPVEAVELVKKTATAKFDETVEISFNLNVDPKYADQQVRGAVVLPHGTGKTKRVLVFAKGDKIKEAEDAGADFVGSEELVAKIQGGWSDFDVAVATPDMMGQVGRLGKILGPKGLMPNPKVGTVTMDVARAVNEIKAGKIEYRTDKAGIIACAIGKASFDDAKLLDNYRTIVDTIIKAKPAAAKGQYIKSVTLSSTMGPGVPLNVFKLTTVTKEQ
- the rpmG gene encoding 50S ribosomal protein L33, coding for MRNAVTMACTDCKQRNYQTNKNKKNNPDRIEMMKYCKFCGKHTLHRETK
- the secE gene encoding preprotein translocase subunit SecE yields the protein MAGSNSTAPQRRGGVGRMAREMKAELKKVVWPTKKELINYTIVVFLTVVFVAALIGIVDAIFGELFQLLMRVVG
- the rplK gene encoding 50S ribosomal protein L11 yields the protein MAKKVTKIVKLQCEAGKASPAPPIGPALGQAGVNIMAFVKEFNERTAQQAGLTIPVVITVFEDRSFTFVTKTPPAAVLLLKAAGIPKGSGVPNRDKVAKVSRDKVREIAELKMPDLNANTVEQGMRMVEGTARSMGIVIVD
- the rplJ gene encoding 50S ribosomal protein L10, giving the protein MAVTTQKQAIVAQMKENLSEAKGAVLVGYHGLTVAQVTDLRRKFLAEDVEYKVIKNTLTRIAVNELGIEGFAEHLEGPTALAISKTDAVAPARIIEDFIKDTKTEAIDVKVGLAEGKLLSADEVKALAKLPNREGMLSMLLSVLQAPIRNVAYAVKAVSEAKDETVA
- the rplL gene encoding 50S ribosomal protein L7/L12; the protein is MALNIENIVAELEQATILELNDLVKAIEEKFNVTAAAPVAVAAAGGAAGAGEEKSDFDVILKDAGAGKINVIKVVREATGLGLKEAKAVVDGAPAPVKEGMPKADAEALKAKLEEAGATVELK
- the nusG gene encoding transcription termination/antitermination protein NusG, whose translation is MEAEKKWYVIHTYSGYENKVKTNLELKVQSMGLEDTIGRILVPVEDEVDEKDGVKKVVKRKIFPGYVLVEMEVNDRSWYVVRNTPGVTGFVGSATKPVPLSDSEVEYILKSQGLDQAPKHTIDVVVGETVRITSGAFEDRLGTITEINHEKQTLKLDVEVFNRDTSVEVDFSQIEKDL
- a CDS encoding aspartate ammonia-lyase; translated protein: MRKEHDFLGELEVADELYYGVQTLRAMENFNITGKHIDHDFIRSLAMVKKACALANMKTGRMDPTIGNAIVKAADEIIAGGLVDQFPVDPIQGGAGTSFNMNMNEVLANRALEILGHPKGSYDIISPNNHCNMAQSTNDAFPTAIKVCAILKSKPLLVALQRLVDELEKKAEEYKEVLKMGRTHLQDAVPITLGQEMGSYASGIRRGIKRIESSMLGAHIVNMGATAVGTGLNAEPSYIKDVAAELSTVVGEEFYTAENLIDATNNTDVFADISSGMKVTALVLIKMANDFRLMASGPRCGIGELKLPPRQPGSSIMPGKVNPVIAEVLNQVCYQVVANDLAVTLGVENGQFELNVMEPVIAYNLFNAMCYLKNGVNTFVDKLLIDLEADRERCQYWLERSVGIVTALLPHVGYENASALAKEAYTTGRAIKEIILEKGLLTKEEMEHILSPAEMTKPGIAGADILKVKGN